A region of Flavobacteriales bacterium DNA encodes the following proteins:
- a CDS encoding Rieske 2Fe-2S domain-containing protein, which produces MKRRNFIKNGCSLCAMGMVSAGVLLESCNRNSQTPEGPTVNFTLDLNSASNSALNNAGGSVSSHGVVIVNTGSDFAAVAQACTHQGCSVSYSSSQHNLHCPCHGGVFDLNGKVKSGPPPAPLKTYTVTQNGTVLTIAG; this is translated from the coding sequence AGAACGGTTGCAGCCTCTGCGCCATGGGCATGGTCTCGGCAGGGGTGCTGCTCGAAAGCTGCAACAGGAATTCCCAAACGCCAGAAGGTCCGACAGTGAATTTCACCCTTGATCTGAACAGCGCCTCCAACTCTGCTTTGAACAACGCTGGTGGTTCAGTGTCATCGCATGGCGTGGTTATCGTCAACACAGGTTCAGACTTTGCGGCCGTTGCGCAAGCCTGCACCCATCAAGGTTGTAGTGTTTCCTATTCCTCAAGTCAGCACAACTTACACTGCCCTTGCCATGGCGGGGTTTTCGACCTCAACGGGAAAGTGAAGTCTGGTCCTCCTCCTGCTCCATTGAAAACCTACACGGTTACTCAAAACGGAACGGTGCTGACCATCGCTGGATGA